CAGACCTCCAGCGCCTTGTCCTTGTCGACGCCGTTCTTGGCGGCGCCATCCAGGAATTTCGGGCGTTCGGCGTCCATCGCCTCCTGGATCTTCTTGCCCATGGCGCGGCGCAGCAGGTCGGCCCCGCCAAGGCTGTAGCCGGCCATCTCCTGCGCGATCTGCATCACCTGTTCCTGGTAGACGATGATGCCCTGGGTTTCGTCCAGGATGTGATCGATCGTGGGATGCAGGCTGTCGCGTTCGCGCAGGCCGTTCTTGACCTCGCAATAGGTCGGGATGTTCTCCATCGGACCGGGCCGGTAAAGGGCAACCAGCGCAACGATGTCCTCGATGCAAGTGGGCTTCATGCGCTTGAGCGCATCCATCATGCCCGAGCTTTCCACCTGGAACACGGCGACCGTCCTGGCGGCCGCGTACAGCTTGTAGGATCGCTCGTCGTCCAGCGGGATGGCGTTGATCTGGTTCTCGGCCCCCGGGGCAGGGTCGTAAAGCTCGGTCCCGTCGGCGGCGATGTGCAGCGCGCGGCCGGTCTTCAGGATCAGATCGACGGCATTCTGGATCACTGTCAGGGTCTTCAGACCCAGAAAGTCGAACTTGACCAGCCCCGCCGCCTCGACCCATTTCATGTTGAACTGGGTGGCCGGCATTTCCGAACGTGGATCGCGGTAGAGCGGTACGAGCTCGTCCAGCGGACGGTCGCCGATCACAACGCCGGCGGCATGGGTCGACGCGTTGCGCAACAGCCCTTCGACCTGCTGGCCGTAGGTCAGCAACCGGTCCACCACCTCTTCGGCCCTGGCCTCTTCGCGCAGACGCGGCTCGTCGGCCAGCGCCTTTTCGATGCTGACGGGCTTGACCCCTTCGACCGGGATCATCTTGGACAACCGGTCGACCTGGCCATAGGGCATCTGCAAGACGCGGCCCACATCACGCACCGCCGCCTTGGACAGCAGCGCGCCGAAGGTGATGATCTGCGCCACCCGGTCGTGGCCGTATTTCTGCTGGACATAGCCGATCACCTCTTCGCGGCGGTCCATGCAGAAGTCGATGTCGAAATCGGGCATGCTGACCCGCTCGGGATTCAGGAAGCGCTCGAACAGCAGGGAATAGCGCAGCGGGTCCAGGTCGGTGATGGTCAGCGCATAGGCCACCAGGCTGCCGGCGCCCGACCCCCGCCCCGGCCCAACCGGGATGTCCTGATCCTTGGCCCATTTGATGAAGTCGGCGACGATCAGGAAATAGCCGGGAAAGCCCATCCCCACGATGATGCCCAGCTCGAATTCCAGCCGCTTTTCGTATTCTTCGACCGGCGCCGCGTGCGGGATCACCGCCAGACGTTCCGCCAGCCCTTCCTTCGCCTGGCGGCGCAGTTCCTCGACCTCGTTCTCGGCAAAGCGCGGCAGGATCGGATCGCGCTTGTAGGCCATGAAGGCGCAGCGCCGCGCGATCTCGACGGTGTTCTCCAGCGCCTCTGGCAGGTCGGCGAACAGCACCGCCATTTCCTGCGGGCTCTTGAAATAGTGCTGAGGCGTCAGGCGGCGGCGCGGTTCCTGCTGGTCGACATAGGCACCCTCGGCGATGCAGATCAGCGCGTCATGCGCCTCGTACATGTCGGATTTCGGGAAATAGACATCGTTGGTGGCGACCAGCGGCAGCCCCATCTCATAGGCCATCTCGACAAAGCCGCGTTCGGTCAGACGTTCGGCCTCGGGCGCGCTGCCATCCTCGCCCGGGTGGCGCTGCAGTTCGACATAGAGCCGGTCGTGGTAGATGCCGTGCAGCCGGGTCAGCAAGGTCTGCGCCGCGGCGGCCTGCCCCTGCTGCAACAACATGCCCACCGGCCCCTCGGGCCCGCCGCTGAGACAGATCAGCCCGTCGCCATGCCGTTGCAATTCGTCCAGCGTCACATGCGGCAACGCGCCGTCCCGCCGCAGGTACAGGCACGAATTCAGCTTCATCAGATTCTCGTAGCCGGTCTCGTTCTGGGCCAGCAGGACGACCGGCGCGGGGTCGCGCGGCCGCTGACCCGGTTCGGGCTCGACATGGCGCAGGTCGATCTGGCAGCCGATGATCGGCTGTACGCCCGCGCCGCTGGAGGCGACGGAAAACTCCAGCGCCGCGAACAGGTTGTTGGTGTCGGTCACCGCCACCGCCGGCATATCTGCTTTCCGGCACAGGTCGGGCAGCGACTTGAGCCGGACCGCGCCTTCCAACAGCGAATACTCGGTGTGGACGCGAAGGTGGATGAATCGGGGATCGCTGCTCATGCCCCGAGGCTAGCCCAGCCCGCGGCGGGGCAAAAGGCGTGATGCTCAGGGATGCAGCGAATAACCCGTGACGGTTCCGCGCCAATACAGTTCGTGGCTGTCCGCCGTGCCGTAACCGACCTCGCCGCGCAGGGGAATGCGCCGCCCGCCGATCCGGTCGTAATCCCAGAACCGGCCATACCAGGGGCGCGCAATGACGGTGCCGTCCGGAGAGGTGGCGGGACGGTCCGGCGCCTCGACGAAGGCGATGTCGCCAGCGGAATCGAACGTGAAGGTGACGGCTGCGACCTCGGCACCGACAGCCAGGGAAACCGACACCTGGTCGGGGCCGATCTGCCGCCAGACCAGGTCGGGATTGTGCAGAATCGCGTCGGGCACCCAGGGCAACTCGGCAAGATAACGCATCGCCTCGGACCGGTCCAAGACGCCGCTCTGCATGTCGGCGACCGGAACCGATCCGAACAACCGCGCCGCCAGACGCCCCTCGCCACCGGTATAGGCGTCGATCACCACCACCCTTGCAAAAGGCCCGACGCCCGCCAGGTCGGCGCGCCACAGAAATCCCGCCGTTCCCAGGCCGATCCATTGCTGCGCATTCATCGGCTGCCAGTCGGGCCGCGGCGCCAGGATCATCTCGGCCTCCTGGGTCAGGTGGACATAGCGCTGGCCACTGCCGCCCCCGCCATTGCGTTCCGCGAAGGCGGCGACGATCGGCGGCAGGTCGGCACGGGTCGCGGTGGCGACCGGACCACCGGTGATCGCCCGGACCAAACCGTTCTGCAGCCGTGCCAGCCGCCACATGCCCAAGAGCTGGGCCATGGCCAGCGCGGCAAGAAGAACCAGAACGATCAGAAGTGCGAGTCGCATGACCCGATCTTGGTCTCTGGCTACTGCGCGAACCTTGATCTGGCGCATGCCGCCTTCGATCCGGTCGACCGAATAACCGGCAACAACCGCGCAAGGCCCGACGCGATCCCAGTTTCCGCTTGCGTCGGCGCGGCGCCCGCTCCTAGGCTTGCGGCGAAAAACGCAACCACGCGCGTCTTCTACGCCGCATCGAGGGCGCGCAACCCGATCTTCGGGGGCACTTGGTAAGGCGGCAGGTTTATCGACATGGACATCACCTTTCTTCTCAACGGAGAGAGCGTGACGCTGCAACATCCGGAACCGACCGCAACCCTGCTGGATTGGCTTCGTGACACGCGCGGGCTGACCGGGACAAAGGAAGGCTGCAACGAAGGCGATTGCGGCGCCTGCACCGTGATGGTCACGGACGGCGACGGCGCACGACCGTTCAACGCCTGCATCCTGTTCCTGCCGCAATTGCACGGCAAGGCTGTGCGCACCGTCGAAGGCATCTCCGGCCCGGATGGCAGCCTGCACCCGGTGCAGCGCGCGATGATCGACCACCATGGCAGCCAATGCGGCTTTTGCACGCCCGGCTTCGTGGTCTCGATGGCCACCGCGCATCTGAACGCGGAAACCGATTACGACGACGCGCTGGCAGGCAATCTGTGCCGCTGTACCGGTTACGCACCGATCATCCGCGCCGCGCAATCCGCAGCCGGGCACCCCGCCCCGGACTGGATGCGGGACGACCTGCCCTTCTCTGGTTCCGAAATATCCTCAGGGGGGCTCGGCCTTGCCGAGCGGGGGGCAGACAGCCCCCCTGCGCCGTTCCACGCGCCCGAAACGGCGGACGATCTTGCCGAGCTTTACGCCCGGCACGCGGGCGCCACGCTGGTCGCGGGCGCCACGGATGTCGGTCTTTGGGTGACCAAGCAGATGCGCGATCCGGGCGAGGTGATCTTTCTGGGCCGCTGCGCCGATCTGCAAGGGATCGAGGAAACCGCTGCCGGGCTGCGGATCGGCGCCGGGGTGACGATGGATCGCGTGCTGCGCGCGGTTCAGACACGCCACCCGTCCTACGCGCAGATGCTGCGGCGCTACGGTTCGGTCCAGGTTCGTGCGGCGGCGACGATCGGCGGCAACATCGCCAACGGCTCGCCCATCGGGGACAATCCGCCGCCGCTGATCGCGCTCGGCGCGACGCTGCATTTGCGATTCCGCGATACCCGGCGCGAGCTGCCTCTGGAGGAATTCTTTCTCGATTACGGCAAGCAGGACCGCCACCCCGGAGAATTCGTCGAGGCGGTGACGATCCCCGTCCAGGCCGACCGGCTGCGGGTCTACAAGCTGTCGAAACGCTTCGACCAGGATATCTCGGCGGTCTGCGGCGCATTCAACATCGCCGTTTCCGACGGTGTGGTGCAATCGGCGCGGATCGCCTTCGGCGGGATGGCGGGCATCCCGAAACGCGCCAGCGCGGTCGAGGCCGCACTAACCGGTCAACCCTGGAACGAAGACGGCGTCGCCGCCACCTGGGATGCGTGGGAAGACGATTTCGCACCCCTGTCCGACATGCGCGCCAGCGCGTCCTACAGACTGACCACGGCGCGCAACATGCTGTCGCGCTTCCTGCTCGAGGATCTGGGTGCCGAAACCGATGTCCGGAGGGTTTCGCCATGAGCGTCTCGAACCCGCTGCCCCATGACGCAGCCCGGCTGCATGTCACCGGAACCGCGCGGTATGTCGACGATATCCCGACACCGCGCGGCTGCCTTTACCTGGCCTTCGGGCTGAGCACGGTGGCGGCGGGCCGGATCACCGCGCTCGATCTCGACGCGGTGCGCGCTGCGCCCGGCGTCGTCGGCGTCTGGGAGGCCGCGGACCTGCCGTCGGATTGCGATTGCTCGCCTTCGGCGCATGACGAACCCTTGTTGTCGGGCAACAGCATCCGCTATTGCGGCCAACCGGTCTTTCTGGTCGCCGCCACCAGCCATCACACCGCCCGCCGCGCGGCGCGACTGGCCAGGATCGAGGTACAGGAGCGCGATGCGGTCCTGAACGTCGAAGATGCGCTGGACACCGACAGCCGGTTCGAGGACGGGCCGCTGGTCTGGGAACGCGGCGATGCGGGCGAGGCGATCGACGATGCGCCGCACCGCGTCGAAGGCCAGATCGCCATCGGCGGGCAGGAGCATTTCTATCTCGAAGGCCAATGCGCGCTGGCCCTGCCGCAGGAAGACGGCGACATGCTGGTGCATGCCTCGACCCAGCACCCGACCGAGATCCAGCACAAGGTGGCCCATGCGCTTGGCCTGCCGATGCACGCGGTGCGGGTGGAAACCCGACGCATGGGCGGCGGGTTCGGCGGCAAGGAAAGCCAGGGCAACGCCCTGGCCGTGGCCTGCGCCGTGGTCGCTGCCGCCACCGGCCGGCCGGCCAAGATGCGGTACGACCGCGACGACGATTTCATGATCACCGGCAAGCGTCACGATTTCCGCATCGAATACAGTGCCGGGTTCGACGATGACGGCCGGCTGCGTGGTGTGGAATTTGTCCACCTGGTGCGCTGCGGATGGGCGCAGGACCTGTCGCTGCCGGTGGCCGACCGCGCCATGCTGCATGCCGACAACGCCTATGACCTGCCCGCGGTGCGGATCGAGTCGCACCGTCTGAAAACCAACACGCAAAGCGCCACCGCCTTTCGCGGCTTCGGCGGCCCGCAGGGGATGCTGGGGATCGAACGGGTGATGGACCACGTCGCCCATGTGCTGGGACGTGATCCGTTGGAGGTGCGGCGGGTGAACTACTATCCCGGCGTGGGAGGGGGGCTGTCTGCCCCCCGCTCGGCAAAGCCGAGCCCCCCCGAGGATATTTCCGAACCAGAGAAGCAGGGGATCACCCCGTATGGCCAGCCGGTCGAGGATTTCATCCTGCACGAGATGACCGAACGGTTGGCTCGGACCAGCGACTACGCGGCGCGGCGGGCGGCGGTGGCGGACTGGAACGACAGCCATCCGGTGCTGAAGCGCGGCATCGCGCTGACCCCGGTGAAGTTCGGTATTTCCTTCACGCTGACCCATCTCAACCAGGCCGGCGCGCTTGTTCATGTCTACCAGGACGGCTCGGTCGCGATGAACCATGGCGGGACCGAGATGGGCCAGGGTCTGTTCCAGAAGGTGGCGCAGGTGGCAGCCGACCGTTTCGGCCTGCCGCCGGAGGCGATCCGCATTACCGCCACCGATACGGCCAAGGTGCCCAACACGTCGGCTACGGCGGCCTCGTCGGGGTCGGATCTGAACGGCATGGCGGTGCGCGCGGCCTGCGACACGATCCGCGACCGGATGGCGGCCTACCTTGCGACGTTGCACCAGAGCACGGCCGACAGGGTGACCTTTACCGATGGGCAAGTCGACGTCGCCGGGCGGTCCATGTCGTTCGCCGACGCCGCACGGCTTTGCTACGAAGGCCGCGTCAGCCTGTCATCGACGGGCTTCTACAAGACGCCCAAGCTCAGTTGGGATCGGAAAAAGGGTGAAGGCCGGCCGTTTTTCTACTTTGCCTACGGCGCGGCCTGCACCGAGGTGGCGATCGACACGCTGACCGGGGAATACCGCATCCTGCGCGCGGATATCCTGCATGATTGCGGACGGTCGCTGAACCCGGCGATCGATACCGGCCAGATCGAGGGCGGCTATGTGCAGGGCGCCGGCTGGCTGACCACCGAGGAGCTGGTCTGGGACGAGACCGGACGGCTGCGCACGCATGCGCCGTCGACCTACAAGATCCCCGCCTGTTCGGACCGGCCGGCAGTGTTCAACGTCGCGCTGTGGGATGGCGAGAACCGCGAGAACACGATCTATCGTTCCAAGGCCGTGGGCGAACCGCCCTTCATGCTGGGCATCTCGGCCTTCCTGGCGCTGTCCGACGCGGTGGCGGCCTGCGGACCGGGCTACCCCGCGCTGAACGCGCCCGCCACCACCGAAGAGGTGCTGAACGCGGTGGGGAGAGCGCGCGATGGCGCTTGATCTCGATGCCTTGCGCGATGCGGTGGCCGCCCACGGCCGGGTGGCACGGGTCGTCGTGGCCGAGGTGCGCGGCTCGGCCCCGCGCGAGGTGGGTGCGGCGATGCTGGTCTGGTCGGAATGCGACGGTTTCGGGCAGTCGGGCACGATCGGCGGCGGCGCGCTTGAATACGAAGCGGTGGCACGGGCCTTCGCGCGGCAGGGGCTTTCGCGGCACCCTCTCGGGCCGTCCCTGGGGCAATGCTGCGGCGGTGCGGTGGCGCTCTGGACCGAGCATTTCGACGCGGCCGCATTGGACGCCCTGCAAGGCGAAACCGTCTTTGCGCGCGGACCGGGCGCAATGCCGTTGGGCGTGGCGCGTATTCTGGATCGTGCCCGAGCGCGCGGCGAAGCACCGGTGGCGCAACTGGTGCAAGGCTGGATGGTAGAGGCCATCGCCGCGCAGCGCATGCCGCTCTGGATCTGGGGCGCGGGCCATGTCGGGCGGGCCATCGTCGACGTGGTCGCGCCGCTGCATCGACACGACATCACCTGGGTGGATACCGGCCCGGGACGGTTTCCGCAGGACATCCCCGCCGGTGTGACCGCCCTGCCCGCCACGGACCCGGTGCTGTTGATGCCGCGCGCGCCCGACGACGCGGCCCACCTGGTGCTGACCTACAGCCACGAACTGGACCTGCGCCTGTGCGATGCCCTGCTGCGCCACAGGTTCGGATGGGCCGGGCTGATCGGGTCGGACACCAAAAAGGCGCGCTTTGCCAGCCGGCTGCGCGCGCTTGGCCACGCCGATGCAACCATCGCGCGCATCGCCTGCCCGATCGGCGACAAATCCCTGGGCAAGCAGCCCCAGGCCATTGCCATCGGGGTCGCCGCGCAGCTACTGAAGATGGGGACAGGGAAGAACACGGCTTGGACGACATCCTCCTCAGCATCGACGGCCTGACCAAGGCCTATCCCGGCGTGATCGCCAATGACGGCGTGTCCTTCGCCATCCGGCGCAGCGAGATTCACGCGTTGCTGGGCGAAAACGGCGCGGGCAAGTCCACACTGGTCAAGATGATCTTCGGACTGGTCGCGCCGGACAGCGGTTCGATGACCTACGATGGCGCCCCCTATGCGCCGGCCGAACCCAGCGAAGCCCGGCGCGCCGGGGTGGCGATGGTGTTTCAGCATTTCTCGCTTTTCGACGCGCTCAGCGTGGCCGAGAACGTGGCCCTGGGGATGGAAAAGCCGCCCGGCCTTCGCGACCTGGCCCGGCAGATACGCGCGGTATCGGAAACCTACGGCCTGCCGCTCGATCCCGGCCGCATCGTCGGCACCTTGTCGGCGGGCGAACGCCAGCGGGTCGAGATCATCCGCTGCCTGCTGCAGAATCCGCGCCTGCTGATCATGGATGAGCCGACCAGCGTTCTGACGCCGCAGGAAGTCGACATCCTGTTCCAGACCCTGCGCAAGCTGAAGGCCGAGGGCACATCGATCCTCTACATCTCGCACAAGCTGGAAGAAATCCGCGCGCTGTGCGACCACGCCACGATCTTGCGGCTGGGCAAGGTGGTAGGCACCTGCACACCGGCCGAGACGACGGCACGCGCGATGGCGGAAATGATGGTCGGGGCGAGCTTTTCCGCTCCGCAGGCCCGCGGCACGACACCGGGCGAGGTGATGCTGGAGGTCAGGGGGCTGAGCCTGCCGGCGCCCGGCGCCTTCGGCACGCCGTTGCGCGATGTCGGTTTCGCAGTGCGCACAGGCGAAATCCTGGGGATCGGCGGCGTGGCGGGCAACGGGCAGGATGAATTGCTGGCGGCGTTGTCGGGGGAACGCGCGGCACCCGCCGGGTCGATCTGGCTGGAAGGGACCGATGTCAGCCGGGCCGGCCCGGTGGCACGGCGGGGAATGGGGTGTTTGTCGGGCCCCGAAGAACGGCTGGGCCACGCCGCGGCACCCAACATGACGTTGACGGAAAACGGCATCCTGACGGCGGCTTTGCGTGAACGGCTGGTGCACCGAGGTTTCATCCGCTGGCCGCAGGCGCGCGCTTTCGCGCAACGCGTGATCGACCGGTTCGACGTGCGCACCCCGGGCACCGAGGTGGCGGCACGGGCGCTGTCGGGCGGCAACCTGCAGAAATACGTGGTCGGCCGGGAAATCGTGCAGAATCCCCGCGTGCTTGTCATCAACCAGCCGACCTGGGGCGTCGACGCCGCCGCCGCAGCGGCGATCCGGCAGGCGCTGCTGGACCTGGCGGCGGACGGTGCCGCGATCGTTGTCATCAGTCAGGATCTGGACGAACTGATGGAAATCGCCGACCGTTTCGCGGCGTTGAACGAAGGTCGGCTGTCGCCCGCCCGGGCGGTGTCAGACCTGGACATCGAGCAGATCGGGCTGATGATGGGCGGCGCGCATGACATGGAAGTCGCCCATGTCGGTTCGGCGGGGGCTGCATGATCGCGCTCGAAAAACGCCCCCAGCCTTCGCGGCTGTGGTCGGTCACGACCCCGATCGTGGCTGTGGTGCTGACGATGCTCTCGGGCGGGTTGATGTTCGCGGCGCTCGGCATCGACCCGGCGGCCGCCATCCGCACGATCTTTTGGGATCCGCTGTTCAACGAACAATTCGCCGGCTTCACCCGGCCTCAGTTGCTGGTCAAGGCCGGGCCGCTGATCCTGATCGCAATCGGCCTATCGGTTGGGTTCCGTGCCGGTATCTGGAACATCGGCGCCGAGGGACAATACATCATGGGCGCGATCTGTGGCGCGGGTGCGGGGCTGGCGCTGTACCCGTCGGACAGCGCGCTGATCTACCCGGTCATGCTTGTCGCCGGGGCGCTTGGCGGTTGGGCCTGGGCGATGATCCCGGCGATTCTGAAAACCCGTTTCGGCACCAACGAAATCCTCGTCTCGCTGATGCTGGTCTACGTGGCCGAGAACGTACTTGCAGCCGCCGCATCCGGGTTCCTGCGCAATCCCGAAGGCCGCGGCTTTCCGGGCAGCCGCAATTTCCGCGACTGGCCCAATGCCTACAACCCCGAACTGATCGACGGCACCGGCATGCATTTCGGCGTCGTGGCGGCCTTTGTCGCCGTGATCGGCGCCTATGTTCTGATGACGCGCCACATTCAAGGCTATCACATCCGGCTGGCCGGCGAGGCGCCACGGGCCGCGCGCTTCGCGGGGGTCAGCGCCACCCGTATGGTGCTGTTCTGCCTGGGCATGTCGGGCCTGCTGGCCGGCCTCGCGGGGTTGTTCGAGGTGACCGGACCGGCCGGTCAGCTGAACATCGACTTCAACTCGGGCTACGGGTTCACCGCGATCATCGTCGCCTTTCTGGGGCGATTGCACCCGGTCGGTATCCTTCTGGCGGGGTTGCTGATGGCGTTGACCTATATCGGCGGCGAACTGGCCCAGCTGATGCTGGGCGTACCGGGCGCGTCGATCCAGTTGTTCCAAGGGATGCTGCTGTTTTTCCTGCTTGGTGTCGACATGTTGACGAATTTCCGCATCCGCATCGGCAAGCGCGAGGTGGCTTGATGGATCTCGGCTCGATTTCCCCCACCCTTCTGATCGCCTCGATCATGATTTCGGCCACGCCGATCCTGCTGGCCGCGATCGGCGAGATGGTGGTTGAGAAATCCGGCGTGTTGAACCTCGGGGTCGAGGGCATGATGATCACCGGCGCGGTGGTGGGTTTTGCCGTTGCGGTGAGCACCGGCTCGCCCGGGCTCGGGTTTCTGGCGGCCGCCGCAGCCGCGGCGATGCTGAGCCTGTCCTTCGGCATCCTGACCCAGTTCTTTTTGTCGAACCAGGTGGCGACGGGGCTGGGGCTGACCCTGGTGGGACTGGGCCTGTCGGCATTGATCGGCAAGCCCTACGAGGGCATGAAATCGCCCACCCTGCCCAAGCTGGACCTCGGGCCGCTATCCGATTTGCCGGTGTTGGGGCGGATGCTGTTTTCGCACGACCTCATGGTCTACTGCAGCCTGGCGATGGTCGCCGCGGTTTGGGCATTTCTGAAATACACCCGTGCCGGGCTGATCCTGCGCGCTGTCGGCGAAAGCCATGACAGCGCCCATGCGCTTGGCTACCGGGTCGTGCGCATCCGACTTCTGGCGATCTTCTTCGGCGGCGCCTGTGCGGGGCTGGGCGGCGCCTATCTGAGCCTGGTGCGGGTGCCGCAATGGACCGAGGGCATGACCGCGGGCGCGGGCTGGATCGCCCTGGCCATCGTGGTTTTTGCATCGTGGCGTGCAGGCCGGGTGCTGGTGGGAGCCTATTTGTTCGGCGGCGTCACCGTCCTGCAACTCAACCTCCAGGCCGCGGGGGCCAATGTGCCCGTCGCGCTCTTGTCCGCTTCGCCCTATCTGATAACCATTCTGGTGCTGGTCATCATCTCGGCCCGAGGCGCGCATGGCGCACCGGCATCGCTTGGCCGGGCCTTTCATGCCTCGAACTGAGGCCACTCTAAAAAAACCACCACAGGGGAAACACCATGAGACTCAAAACACTTCTTGCCGCGGTCACGGCGGCGACGCTCGGCACCGGAGTGCTGGCCCAAGACCCGATTACCGCCGGTTTCATCTATGTCGGCCCGATCGGTGACGGCGGCTGGACCTTCGAACACAACGAAGGCCGCCTGGCGGTCGAGGAGCATTTCGGCGACAAGGTCAAAACCGTCTTCCAGGAAAGCGTGCCCGAAGGCGCCGATGCGGAACGCGCGATCACCCAGATGGCACTGTCCGGGGCGGACATCATCTTTACCACCTCCTTCGGTTACATGGATGCGACGCTGGCGGTGGCCGAAAAGTTCCCTGACGTGAAGTTCGAACACGCCACCGGATTCAAGGTCGCGCCCAACGTGTCGACCTATTCGGCGCGGTTCTACGAAGGTCGTGCCGTACAGGGCCACATCGCCGGCAAGATGACCAAGACCAACAAGATCGGCTATATCGCGTCCTATCCGATCCCCGAAGTGATCCGCGGCATCAACGCGTCCTATCTACACGCGAAAAAGGCCAACCCGGATGTCGAGTTCTCGGTCGTCTGGGTCTTTACCTGGTTCGACCCCGCCAAGGAGGCCGACGCAGCCCGCGCGCTGATCGAGAACGGCGTGGACGTGGTGCTGCAGCACACCGACTCGACCGCGCCGCAGGCGGCCGCGCAAGAGGCCGGCGGCGTCATCACGTTCGGCCAGGCTTCGGACATGATCGAATACGCACCGCTGCCCCGCGTCAGCTCCATCATCGACAATTGGGCGCCCTACTACATCGACCGCGTGCAGGCCGTGATGGACGGCACCTGGGAAAGCGTACAGACCTGGGACGGCATTCCCACGGGAATGGTCAAGATCGGCGAGATCACCGATGCGGTGCCGGCGGATGTGAAGGCCGAGGCCGAGGCGATGATCGAGGCGATCCGCGCGGGCGAATATCACCCCTTCACCGGCCCGATCAACAAGCAGGACGGTTCGGTCTGGCTGGCCGAGGGCGAGGTGGCCGGCGATGGCGACCTTTTGGGCATGAACTTCTACGTCGAAGGTCTGACGGGCGACATCCCGAACTGATCCCGACACCTGACAGCATGAAGGCCCCGTCAATGGCGGGGCCTTTTTCAGTTACCCCGACAAAGGCCGAATGGCCGGCCGGTGCCGTCTACTCCTGAATGGACTGAAGGTAGTAGACGACCGCCAGGATTCGTCCTTGCGTGATATGCGCCGCGTCATCGGGGGTCACTCCCCGATCCACGAGCGAGTCGGCAATGAAGTATTCGCCCCAGATCGGCATCTGCGAATCCCCGTGGCCGGCCTTGTCCATACCTTCGGCGATGTTCCTGTAAGTCTCGCTGAACGGGAATGCTCCACCTGCGCGTTTTGACAGCCCGGTCAAGTCGGCAGGCGCGACCGAGAACAGCCCGGCGATCTCACCGCCGCCCTTGCCGTCATCGCCGTGACAGATCGCACAGCGCGCCGAGAAGGTCGATTTGCCGAGAACCAATGCCGAATCCTGCGCATGAACGGCGCCCGAACCGAGAACCAACGCTGCCGAAGCCAATGTTTTCAAAAAAGTCATGGTTTCCTCCCGCTTTCCTGCGATTTCGAAATGACACCCGTCCGTTTCGCGCGACGCGCGTTTCCCCCTTCAGATCAGGTCTCCGTCGCGCAACGGGTACCGACCCATCTTCCACGCCCTGCAACTCTTGCTTGCGTTGCCCGGATGCGGTTCCAAGTGCCCGACCACGTACGCCGTCGGCCGTTGCGGATTTCGTGCCCCGAAAACGCCGGTCCAGACGGTTCACGCCAGGCGTCGAACGTGATTCGACACAACGCTATCACCCCGTCGTTCCGCCCCTTTGCGCGG
This sequence is a window from Thalassococcus arenae. Protein-coding genes within it:
- the dnaE gene encoding DNA polymerase III subunit alpha, yielding MSSDPRFIHLRVHTEYSLLEGAVRLKSLPDLCRKADMPAVAVTDTNNLFAALEFSVASSGAGVQPIIGCQIDLRHVEPEPGQRPRDPAPVVLLAQNETGYENLMKLNSCLYLRRDGALPHVTLDELQRHGDGLICLSGGPEGPVGMLLQQGQAAAAQTLLTRLHGIYHDRLYVELQRHPGEDGSAPEAERLTERGFVEMAYEMGLPLVATNDVYFPKSDMYEAHDALICIAEGAYVDQQEPRRRLTPQHYFKSPQEMAVLFADLPEALENTVEIARRCAFMAYKRDPILPRFAENEVEELRRQAKEGLAERLAVIPHAAPVEEYEKRLEFELGIIVGMGFPGYFLIVADFIKWAKDQDIPVGPGRGSGAGSLVAYALTITDLDPLRYSLLFERFLNPERVSMPDFDIDFCMDRREEVIGYVQQKYGHDRVAQIITFGALLSKAAVRDVGRVLQMPYGQVDRLSKMIPVEGVKPVSIEKALADEPRLREEARAEEVVDRLLTYGQQVEGLLRNASTHAAGVVIGDRPLDELVPLYRDPRSEMPATQFNMKWVEAAGLVKFDFLGLKTLTVIQNAVDLILKTGRALHIAADGTELYDPAPGAENQINAIPLDDERSYKLYAAARTVAVFQVESSGMMDALKRMKPTCIEDIVALVALYRPGPMENIPTYCEVKNGLRERDSLHPTIDHILDETQGIIVYQEQVMQIAQEMAGYSLGGADLLRRAMGKKIQEAMDAERPKFLDGAAKNGVDKDKALEVWNLLDKFANYGFNKSHAAAYAVVSYQTAWLKANHPVEFMAGVMNCDLHLTDKLAVYFEEVKKGLGLPYVPPCVNRSQATFDVHDGHLVYALGALKNVGVEAMRLVVEGRRAEGAQGENGDKPFATLFDFARRVDLKRIGKRPLEMMARAGAFDVLDANRRRVFDSLDALVAYSAAIHDQKSSNQVSLFGEAGDDLPEPRLSPVADWLPAERLSEEFKAIGFYLSGHPLDDYMAPLKRAGVLTLDEVTAKAEAAPLVAKLAGVVAGRQERKSARGNRFAFCQLSDTTGAYEVTLFSDTLEEARDHLETGAKVVVTVEATMEADQLKLLGRAVQPVDTVAAGAGVAGLRIFVETPEAVPNLASVLGRAAEQMPRTARGPVRLCLSDAGLPGEVEIDLHQEFPVTPEIRGAIKSLPGVMAVEEF
- a CDS encoding DUF6544 family protein produces the protein MRLALLIVLVLLAALAMAQLLGMWRLARLQNGLVRAITGGPVATATRADLPPIVAAFAERNGGGGSGQRYVHLTQEAEMILAPRPDWQPMNAQQWIGLGTAGFLWRADLAGVGPFARVVVIDAYTGGEGRLAARLFGSVPVADMQSGVLDRSEAMRYLAELPWVPDAILHNPDLVWRQIGPDQVSVSLAVGAEVAAVTFTFDSAGDIAFVEAPDRPATSPDGTVIARPWYGRFWDYDRIGGRRIPLRGEVGYGTADSHELYWRGTVTGYSLHP
- the xdhA gene encoding xanthine dehydrogenase small subunit; this translates as MDITFLLNGESVTLQHPEPTATLLDWLRDTRGLTGTKEGCNEGDCGACTVMVTDGDGARPFNACILFLPQLHGKAVRTVEGISGPDGSLHPVQRAMIDHHGSQCGFCTPGFVVSMATAHLNAETDYDDALAGNLCRCTGYAPIIRAAQSAAGHPAPDWMRDDLPFSGSEISSGGLGLAERGADSPPAPFHAPETADDLAELYARHAGATLVAGATDVGLWVTKQMRDPGEVIFLGRCADLQGIEETAAGLRIGAGVTMDRVLRAVQTRHPSYAQMLRRYGSVQVRAAATIGGNIANGSPIGDNPPPLIALGATLHLRFRDTRRELPLEEFFLDYGKQDRHPGEFVEAVTIPVQADRLRVYKLSKRFDQDISAVCGAFNIAVSDGVVQSARIAFGGMAGIPKRASAVEAALTGQPWNEDGVAATWDAWEDDFAPLSDMRASASYRLTTARNMLSRFLLEDLGAETDVRRVSP